A region of Oncorhynchus kisutch isolate 150728-3 linkage group LG29, Okis_V2, whole genome shotgun sequence DNA encodes the following proteins:
- the LOC109874441 gene encoding organic solute transporter subunit alpha-like, translating to MDMEEALNSTIHPSCLEEPPLAIDVIKQLDVFGVALYSMLTLMSTLSLLLYLEECVFIYRKVPSPKKTTIMWVNGAAPVIATMACFGMWIPRATMFTDMTSNSYFAVVVYKILVLMIEESGGSEAFLKSNAQKTFKISVGPCCCCCPCLPRVPVTRCMLFLLKLGALQYAILKTVLSIVSIILWTNGNFDLSDLEITGTAIWINPFIGVLTIISLWPVAIMFMNICNTLRSIKIIPKYAMYQLVLVLSQLQTAIINILALDGTIACSPPFSSSARGTMLSQQLMILEMFIITLVTRPLYRRTYDSLPTDPHETDNDQNSKISLQAPEGEHTA from the exons ATGGACATGGAAGAGGCTCTCAACAGCACCATCCATCCGAGCTGTTTAGAAGAACCTCCGCTGGCTATCGATGTCATAAAGC AGCTGGATGTCTTTGGTGTGGCTCTGTACTCCATGCTGACCCTCATGTCTACGCTGTCCCTGCTGCTCTACCtggaggagtgtgtgtttatCTATAGAAAAGTCCCGTCTCCTAAGAAGACAACTATTATGTGGGTCAATGGTGCTGCACCG GTCATTGCCACCATGGCTTGTTTTGGGATGTGGATACCAAGGGCTACCATGTTTACAGATATGACGTCCAATTC GTACTTTGCAGTGGTGGTGTATAAGATCTTGGTTCTGATgatagaggagagtgggggtagTGAGGCCTTTCTGAAGAGCAATGCCCAGAAAACCTTCAAGATCAGTGTAGgaccctgctgctgctgctgtccctGCTTGCCACGCGTTCCAGTCACACG GTGCATGTTATTCTTGCTGAAGCTGGGGGCTCTTCAGTATGCTATCTTAAAGACAGTCCTCTCAATTGTGTCCATAATATTGTGGACCAATGGCAACTTTGATCTTTCTGAT CTGGAGATCACAGGCACGGCTATTTGGATCAACCCATTTATAGGTGTTCTCACAATCATCTCCCTCTGGCCTGTCGCCATCATGTTCATGAACATATGCAACACACTGCGCAGCATCAAGATCATACCTAAATATGCCATGTACCAG TTGGTGCTGGTGCTCAGTCAGCTGCAGACGGCCATCATTAACATCCTGGCCTTGGATGGAACTATCGCCTGCTCCCCGCCATTCTCCTCTAGTGCCCGTGGTACCA TGTTGAGTCAGCAGCTAATGATCTTGGAAATGTTCATCATTACCCTGGTGACCCGGCCGTTGTACCGCCGTACCTATGACTCTCTTCCCACCGACCCCCACGAGACCGACAACGACCAGAACAGCAAGATCAGCCTGCAGGCCCCAGAGGGGGAGCACACTGCCTGA